ctaacaGTCTCTGAACGTTGACTAAGGGCCAGGCACAGGCTAGGGAGCTTCACAGGCGCTTTCTTTTCCGTCTCTTTCGGGCCGCACAGCAACCCTCTGAGGTGTGTGTagggttgtggggagggggcggAGGGCGTGGGGTGTtgccaggagaggagagggaggcccAGCAGGGCCCAGGGTCCCCTAGCCAGGCTGGGGCTCGGCCCGGGTGGTCCCAGCTCCCCTGCCCGCCACGCTGGGCGTCTTCCCTTCGCTGCCCGCTACTCTGTGTCCGGGGGCTTCTCTTCCTCACAGGTTGTTTCTGGGACAACGGCCACCTGTACAGGGAGGACCAGACCTCCCCCGCGCCGGGCCTCCTCTGCCTCAACTGGCTGGACGCGCAGAGCGGGCTGGCCTCGGCCCCCGTGTCCGGTAAGTGTCCTCCGGAGGATGGCGCCGGGGCTGGCGGGCGGCAGCCGCCGTCCAGGTCCCAGCCCCAGCAcacatttccttctcttccctcttagGCGCCGGGAATCACAGTTACTGCCGAAACCCGGACGAGGACCCGCGCGGGCCCTGGTGCTACGTCAGTGGCGAGGCTGGCGTCCCTGAGAAACGGCCTTGCGAGGACCTGAGATGTCCAGGTACCTACCCGGGACCCCGGGAATCCCCGCTCCTGGGGCTGACTGGGAGCGGCGGACAACCGCCGCGCACGTGCAGCCGCGCGATGCCGGCCGGCCCCGCTCCGCCTCCGCGCCGTCCGATTGGCCAGGGCTGTCTCCAGGCCACGGGGCTCAAAGCCCATTGGCCACCGCCGCCACTCCTATGAGCTCATCCGCGGCGAGCGCTTGTAAACAACTGCGCGGGGCGAGGCTAGGTCTTTGCGCGGGGCGAGGCTAGGTCTTTCCGCGGGGAGAGGCTAGGTCTTTCCGCCGTGCGCCCGGAGGAGTGGCTTTTGGACCTTCAGCGTTTGTTGACCGTTTGCTGAGGGTCTGCAGTGCGCTAGACCCACACTGCTCACAACCCCCGCTCCCCCACCTCCCCCGACACACATCGCGGGAAGAAGCCGTTTGGGAAGAAGCCGTCTGGGAAGAAGCCGTCTGGGGGATTTGAGCTTCAGAGAAGTTAAGCGATTGACCGAAGGCAGTGGCAGGGGACAGATTTGAATTCACATTTCTTAGATTCTAGAGCGCAGGCTTTTTGCTCCCAAAGCAGCAAGACAGTTTTCtaggattaaatgggataatgaaagtaaagctttttttttttttttttttgagtcggagtctcgttctgtcacccaggctggagtgcagtggcgcgatttcggctcactgcaacttctgcctccggcgttgcagtgattctcctgcctcagcctcctgagtagctgggataacaggcgtgcaccacgacgtccagctaatttttatatttttagtagagacggggtttcaccatgttggcctggctgctctcaaagtcctgacctcaggtgatccgcccgccgccggcctggcctctcaaagtgttgggattacaggcgtgagccactgctccctgcaCAAAGTGAAGCATCTCACCTAAGGGTTGGCACAGAGCATACGCTTAGATGTGAGCTGCTCAGAGGAAGCATGGGTTGTTTCCTGGAGTGGAGATGGGGGGAATCCCCTGCAGAAGACGGCAACCTAGAGGGGCCTTGAGAAATAGCAAGGATTTGTACAGGTAGAGACGTGGGATGCAGGAGAGAGGCCCTTCCCTACGGCCTTCCCCTTTCATTTGCGTTGTCCCCGAGATGGTTCAGTCCTCTCAGGCCTGATCTTGCTTCTAGGGAAGAGTTTGACTTTGGGTTGTGTGTGGGGGGACGTTCTTAGGTGACCCACCTACATGTCCCCTAACACTGGGACCAGGTTCAGCTGTGGAATTCACTCAGGGCAGTCCCTGATGAGAGCTGTTTCCCACCTCATCTCCAGAGACCACCTCCCAGGCCCTGCCAACCTCCACGACAGAAATCGAGGAAGCGTCTGAAGGGCCAGGTGTAGATGAGATGCAGGTGTTCGCTCCTGCCAACACCCTGCCCGCCCGGAGTGAGGCGGCCGCTGTGCAGCCAGTGATTGGGATCAGCCAGCGGGTGCGGATGAACTCCAAGGAGAAAAAGGATCTGGGAACTCTGGGTATGACGGTCCCCCACCCTTGCCCTTGTTGGGATTCATCAAGAGATGTCATTTGCTGATTGGGGTGTGGCTAATGGGACCTTGTGTCCTGTCCTTGGCAGGCTACGTGCTGGGCATTACCATGATGGTGATCATCATTGCCATCGGAGCTGGCATCATCTTGGGCTACTCCTACAAGAGGTCAGTAGCTTCTCTTCTGGGCCCTCttgagaggaggaggggaggaaggtaCACAAAGTCAAATCAAACTTTGTGGCTTTCTTTCCCAAAAGGAAGCAAGATGTtgaaaatcagctcaagatgtAGAGACTTGGTCCTAGTCTTTATCTGCTGACCTTGGACAAACCCTTTCCTTTGGTGCCTTTACACGTCACTTAAAAGCCTTGTGAGGTATCTTCTTGTTCCCCATTTTACAAACGAAGAAGCCTCTGTCAgagacttgctcaaagtcacactgCCTGGGAGTGGCAGAACCTGGATTCAGACCCAGCTGTTTTGATAGCAAATTCCCTGCTGTCTGATCCAACATGCCTGGCATTGAAGCGAGTGGCACTGCAGAAATCAGGCTGGACACTGATTGCAGGGACCTTAAGACCGAATTCTTTCTGTGAGTTATAAAATTCTGCTACTAGAAAAGGTTTCCAGCCACTGTTTTTGCAGTTGGGGCTTACATTTCCTGAGCTATAAGCAGTGGGATCTCCTCTGCTAGGGAAGAAAAAAGTGAGATGCAGAACAGAAAGTCTGTTTGCCACTCTTCACCACATGTGAGAAAGCCAAAGAGGTGACCTATGAAACTCAAGGACATGACTTGTGGCTGGGGCAGCAGGAGAAGAATGCTTATTTGAAAGGTCCCACGAGATGCCCATCAGTGACTGGTGAATGATGGTAAGCCAGACTGGCATTTGTCTTTACATCACTGGCTGATTCTGGAAAATTAGTTGCTATTCTTGGGCAAAATCAGGGGATTTGACTTCTAGCCTTGGGTGTCTGTAATATTCTCCTCTATGGTCTGAGAAATCTTCCTGTGAGGAAAGTGACACAGTAGCCtgcatttatttccttccttccttccttccgtccgtccgtctcttttctttccttcttttctttgatttttttttttttttcagggtcttgccctattgcctaggcttgagtgcagtggtgcgatcacggctcactgcagcctcaacctcccagggctcaagtgattaaccccacccacccccaccgagtagctgggactacagatatgtcccaccatgcctggctgatttttaaattttttgtagagacagggtctcactatgttgcgcaggctagtctcaaactcctgggctcaagtgatcctcctacctcagcctcccaaagtgtataggcatgaaccaccatacctggcatgCAGCCTGCATTTTCCAGTGGTGAGGGCCATGTCTGAGCCCACAGCCTCAGTGGATCACCCAGCAGGGCATCTTTAGAGGCCTTGTAGTCAACCTCCTCATTACAGATGAAAAAGGGGAAGTTTGGGTATAATAATAACAGCAGTAGCAAACATGTACCATATGCCAGACACTGCTTCAAGCACATGCTTTAACTCAATTCTCATAATCACCTTTATGAGGTAAATGTTATTatctccagtttacagatgaggaaactgaggcaagagggGATTATATACTTTACCTGAGGTTACACACCTAGCATTTGGTGGAGAGAAGTCCTCTAACTAGCTatctctgtgaccctgggcaaattgCTTCAATTTCCTACTCCACATCATTGTGTGAAGCTAAGGCTTGTGACTACTTAGCTCAGGgtgtggcacatagtaagtggtcagtaaatgatagctatttttcttttctgtgaaatgtggctgggcgtggtggctcatgcctgtaatcccagcactttgggaggctgaggcgggcggatcatgaggtcaggagttcgagaccagcctggccaacatagtgaaaccccgtctctactaaaaatacaaaaaactagctaggcgtggtggcgggcacctgtaatcccagctacttgggaggctgaggcagaagaattacttgaacctgggaggcggaggttgcagtgagctgagattgtgccactgcactccagcctgggcgacagagcaagactccatctcaaaataaataaataaataaaaaatgtgggtaatgggccaggcgcagtggctcacacctgtaatcctagcactttgggaggctgaggcgggtggatcgcttgagcccaagagttcgagaacagcatgggcaacatggcaaaatcctgtctttacaaaaaaatacaaaaattagccaggcatggtggtgggcgcctgtagtcctagttactaaggaggctgaggtgggaggatcacctgagcctgggaggtcaaggctgcggggtgagccatgattgtgccactgcactccagcctgggtgacagagtgagatcctgtctcaaaaaaaaaaaaaaaaaaaaaaaagtgggtaatGGACTAGTGCTGTCTGATTTCTTGTGATGCAGGAAGCAGAGGTCCAGAGAGGGAAAGCATTGACTTGAGAGGACATCCTGACTCCCAGTCTGAGGTTGTTTCCCACAATGGGATGGTTGACATGGCAGGTCCAGGGACACCTGCTTATTCATTTCAGAGTTAGTGATGTTGTGGCCCTAGCCTTACAATTCATAAGCAGACCTAAGCCACACTGGCTGAGTTTAGTCCTTGAaagatttcctttttccccagTCACTCGACAGCATTTGGCTGTCCTGCAATCCTGTGACAGTTTCCAGGCCTTCCAGGTGCTTGAACTGACTAAACATTCTTAATTCTGAGCTCAGTTCTGGTGCCCAGTGG
This is a stretch of genomic DNA from Papio anubis isolate 15944 chromosome 16, Panubis1.0, whole genome shotgun sequence. It encodes these proteins:
- the PIK3IP1 gene encoding phosphoinositide-3-kinase-interacting protein 1 isoform X2 translates to MLLAWVQAFLVSNMLLAEAYGSGGCFWDNGHLYREDQTSPAPGLLCLNWLDAQSGLASAPVSGAGNHSYCRNPDEDPRGPWCYVSGEAGVPEKRPCEDLRCPETTSQALPTSTTEIEEASEGPGVDEMQVFAPANTLPARSEAAAVQPVIGISQRVRMNSKEKKDLGTLGGRI
- the PIK3IP1 gene encoding phosphoinositide-3-kinase-interacting protein 1 isoform X1 produces the protein MLLAWVQAFLVSNMLLAEAYGSGGCFWDNGHLYREDQTSPAPGLLCLNWLDAQSGLASAPVSGAGNHSYCRNPDEDPRGPWCYVSGEAGVPEKRPCEDLRCPETTSQALPTSTTEIEEASEGPGVDEMQVFAPANTLPARSEAAAVQPVIGISQRVRMNSKEKKDLGTLGYVLGITMMVIIIAIGAGIILGYSYKRGKDLKEQHDQKMCEREMQRITLPLSAFTNPTCEIVDEKTVVVHTSQTPVDPQEGSTPLMGQAGTPGA